A single region of the Streptomyces sp. NBC_01803 genome encodes:
- a CDS encoding methyltransferase domain-containing protein — MSLDVEVLHQRLTESLARDGHFPSGWGQEVFERVPRHLFAPETVWEWDGAERRWIPVRREHAPQRWAELLYARDAVVTQVDDGRSGLGREATCSISAPAAVLNMLASLEPRPGDRVLEIGTGSGYHTALLCERVGEQHVTSVEIDASLVRRAVEVLADAGYRPHVVWGDGELGWPDGAPYDRLISTAAVRRVPPAWLEQVRPGGEIVTPWFPNYHGRGLIWLRMGDDGTAQGWFHGREAFMPVRGQRAERLDVRAVWAATRQEAVRTGTDLDLNDLDAHGEFALNVRLPGVGCYRQEADGGWFFLSEDSGSWARLSGMAAFRYGSRDLLAEVATAAEWWRANDRPKLFDFGLTVTKDQQHIWLRSPQHIVASEREGSA; from the coding sequence GTGAGCCTTGACGTAGAGGTCCTGCACCAGCGGCTGACCGAGTCGCTGGCGCGGGACGGTCACTTCCCATCCGGGTGGGGTCAGGAGGTTTTCGAGCGGGTGCCCCGGCACCTCTTCGCACCCGAGACGGTCTGGGAATGGGACGGTGCCGAGCGGAGATGGATCCCCGTCCGGAGGGAGCACGCGCCGCAGCGCTGGGCTGAGTTGCTGTACGCGCGGGACGCGGTGGTCACGCAGGTGGACGACGGCCGTTCCGGCCTCGGACGGGAGGCCACCTGCTCGATCAGTGCGCCCGCCGCCGTGCTGAACATGCTCGCCTCGCTCGAACCCCGGCCCGGTGACCGCGTGTTGGAGATCGGGACGGGGAGCGGCTACCACACCGCGCTGCTCTGCGAGCGCGTCGGGGAACAGCACGTCACGTCGGTCGAGATCGACGCGAGTCTGGTCCGGCGTGCCGTCGAGGTGCTGGCGGATGCCGGGTATCGGCCGCATGTTGTGTGGGGCGACGGTGAGTTGGGGTGGCCGGACGGCGCACCGTACGACCGGCTGATCTCCACCGCCGCCGTACGGCGCGTTCCGCCGGCCTGGCTGGAGCAGGTGCGGCCGGGCGGGGAAATCGTGACGCCTTGGTTCCCGAACTACCACGGCCGTGGGCTGATCTGGCTGCGGATGGGTGACGACGGCACTGCGCAGGGGTGGTTCCACGGCCGGGAGGCGTTCATGCCGGTGCGGGGTCAGCGCGCGGAACGACTGGATGTGCGGGCGGTGTGGGCGGCGACGCGGCAGGAGGCCGTACGGACCGGGACGGACCTGGACCTCAACGACCTCGACGCCCACGGCGAGTTCGCACTGAACGTCCGGCTGCCCGGAGTCGGCTGCTACCGGCAGGAGGCGGACGGCGGCTGGTTCTTCCTGAGCGAGGACAGCGGATCGTGGGCGCGGCTTTCGGGGATGGCGGCCTTCCGCTACGGCTCGCGGGATCTGCTCGCCGAGGTCGCGACGGCGGCGGAGTGGTGGCGGGCCAACGACCGTCCGAAACTCTTCGACTTCGGGCTGACCGTCACGAAGGACCAGCAGCACATCTGGCTGCGTTCCCCTCAACACATCGTTGCCTCCGAACGGGAGGGGAGCGCGTGA
- a CDS encoding Scr1 family TA system antitoxin-like transcriptional regulator, whose amino-acid sequence MLHDRTKRFEFILTESAARWRLCPPGIMALQLDRLVSLSRLPSVLIGVLPLSTAVAEIPFHTFTVYDRTLVTAELFSGRMALRDPKDIDHYITVFDHFHSRAEVGELARQRLRNWADEFRTEAG is encoded by the coding sequence GTGCTCCATGATCGGACCAAGCGCTTCGAGTTCATCCTGACGGAATCCGCGGCTCGATGGCGTCTTTGCCCGCCGGGGATCATGGCACTCCAACTCGACAGGCTCGTCTCGCTCTCGCGCCTGCCGAGCGTGCTGATCGGCGTGCTGCCGCTGTCGACGGCGGTCGCGGAAATACCCTTTCACACGTTCACGGTCTACGACCGGACACTGGTCACAGCCGAACTCTTCAGCGGTCGCATGGCACTTCGCGACCCGAAGGACATCGACCACTACATCACGGTGTTCGACCACTTCCACAGCCGGGCGGAGGTCGGTGAGTTGGCCCGACAACGGCTCCGGAACTGGGCCGACGAATTCCGCACCGAGGCCGGATGA
- a CDS encoding bile acid:sodium symporter family protein, with translation MPDVRGLTRFLDPYVLLLLGTVGLAALLPASGAVGDAVDGTATGFIALLFFLYGARLSTREAMDGLRHWRLHLTILASTFVLFPLFGLAARGLVPWLITDDLYDGLLFLCLVPSTVQSSIAFTSLARGNIAGAIAAGSFSSLVGIVLTPLLAAALIGGDAGFSAGSLLGIGGQLLLPFLLGQLLRRWMGDFVRRNRAVLSLVDRGAILIVVYAAFSEGVNAGIWEEVSWRRLVALFGVEAVLLAAMLLLTGRAARALGFDRADRIVVVFAGSKKSLAAGLPMAGVIFGGDAALAVLPLMMFHQTQLIVCAYLARRWSRSAPA, from the coding sequence ATGCCCGACGTGCGCGGACTGACCCGATTTCTCGACCCCTACGTCCTGCTGCTGCTCGGCACGGTCGGCCTGGCCGCCCTGCTCCCCGCGAGCGGCGCGGTCGGCGACGCCGTGGACGGCACGGCCACCGGGTTCATCGCTCTGCTCTTCTTCCTCTACGGCGCTCGCCTCTCCACCCGGGAGGCGATGGACGGGCTGCGCCACTGGCGGCTGCACCTGACGATCCTGGCGAGCACGTTCGTCCTCTTCCCGCTCTTCGGCCTCGCCGCGCGGGGCCTGGTGCCCTGGCTGATCACCGACGACCTCTACGACGGGCTGCTCTTCCTGTGCCTGGTGCCGTCCACCGTCCAGTCGTCCATCGCCTTCACCTCCCTCGCCCGGGGAAACATCGCCGGGGCCATCGCCGCCGGATCGTTCTCCAGCCTGGTCGGCATCGTCCTCACCCCGCTGCTGGCCGCCGCGCTGATCGGCGGCGACGCCGGCTTCTCCGCCGGCTCGCTGCTCGGCATCGGCGGGCAGCTCCTGCTCCCGTTCCTGCTCGGCCAGCTCCTGCGCCGCTGGATGGGCGACTTCGTCCGACGGAACCGCGCCGTGCTCTCACTGGTCGACCGGGGGGCCATCCTGATCGTCGTCTACGCGGCGTTCAGCGAGGGCGTGAACGCCGGGATATGGGAGGAGGTGAGCTGGCGGCGGCTGGTGGCGCTGTTCGGCGTGGAGGCCGTGCTGCTGGCCGCCATGCTCCTGCTCACCGGCCGGGCCGCCCGCGCGCTGGGCTTCGACCGGGCCGACCGGATCGTCGTCGTCTTCGCCGGGTCGAAGAAGTCGCTGGCCGCCGGGCTGCCCATGGCTGGCGTCATCTTCGGCGGCGACGCGGCGCTCGCCGTGCTGCCGCTGATGATGTTCCACCAGACGCAGCTCATCGTCTGTGCCTACCTGGCTCGCCGCTGGAGCCGTTCGGCGCCCGCGTAG
- a CDS encoding aldo/keto reductase, with amino-acid sequence MSSVPNVTLNNGVKMPQLGFGVWQVPDDEAERVIAQALEAGYRSIDTAAIYANEEGTGKALAASGLPREELFVTTKLWNSAGETWTRDSVLREFDASLARLGLDYIDLYLVHWPRPMRDDYLTVLRTFDEIARTGRARAIGVSNFKPPHLRRVIDETGVVPSLNQIELHPHLSQAETRAFHAEHGIATEAWSPLGQGKGLLDEPVLAGIAEKHGRTPAQVALRWHLQIGNVVIPKSATPSRIRENFDVFGFELDADDLAAITGLDNGNRIGPDPDTFDWS; translated from the coding sequence GTGAGCAGCGTCCCGAATGTGACCCTCAACAACGGTGTGAAGATGCCCCAGCTCGGCTTCGGGGTCTGGCAGGTGCCGGACGACGAGGCGGAGCGCGTGATCGCCCAGGCCCTGGAGGCGGGGTACCGCAGCATCGACACAGCCGCCATCTACGCGAACGAGGAGGGCACCGGAAAGGCGCTGGCGGCGTCAGGGCTGCCCCGCGAGGAGCTGTTCGTCACCACCAAGCTGTGGAACAGCGCCGGCGAGACCTGGACGCGCGACAGCGTGCTGCGGGAGTTCGACGCCTCCCTCGCCCGGCTCGGGCTCGACTACATCGACCTCTACCTCGTCCACTGGCCCCGGCCGATGCGCGACGACTACCTCACCGTGCTGCGGACGTTCGACGAGATCGCCCGGACCGGACGGGCGCGGGCCATCGGCGTCTCCAACTTCAAACCCCCGCACCTGCGCCGGGTGATCGACGAGACGGGCGTGGTGCCGTCGCTGAACCAGATCGAGCTGCACCCGCACCTCTCCCAGGCCGAGACCCGCGCGTTCCACGCCGAGCACGGCATCGCGACGGAGGCGTGGTCGCCGCTGGGCCAGGGCAAGGGCCTGCTGGACGAGCCGGTCCTGGCGGGCATCGCGGAGAAGCACGGCAGGACCCCGGCCCAGGTGGCGCTGCGCTGGCACCTCCAGATCGGCAACGTCGTGATTCCCAAGTCCGCGACACCGTCCAGGATCAGGGAGAACTTCGACGTGTTCGGCTTCGAGCTGGACGCCGACGACCTGGCGGCGATCACGGGCCTGGACAACGGGAACCGCATCGGCCCGGACCCGGACACCTTCGACTGGAGCTGA
- a CDS encoding molybdopterin-dependent oxidoreductase, protein MESNSGVRSERALAALSGVLAGAAGLAVGELAAAAVRREASPVAAVGDAAIELAPAGITDWAIDTFGGNDKAALEIGIVALLGLFALGLGVLAARRRLAGAAGALLFGVVGTVAAVTRAGAGVSDAVPSVLAGLTAAGVLILLVARLVPVAHEYEDDEGHVEVELAFDRRAFVAAAATVAAASAGAGVLGRGLRSADDAQAAASRAAVTIPAADSPAGPVPPGAAFDVEGLSPYVTTTRDFYRIDTALRVPRVDATRWRLRVHGTGVARPLTVTFDDLLGGELIERDITLACVSNAVGGTLIGNARWVGVRLADLLRGAGVRPPSEGGPADQLVARSVDGMTLGSPLETVMDGRDALLAVGMNGEPLPFEHGFPVRMVVPGLYGYVSACKWLDELELTTFADYDAYWVNRGWAARGPIKTQSRIDTPRRSTPVRPGTVPVAGVAWAQHTGVERVEVRVNEGRWQEARLAEETTADTWRQWVWDWQAEPGEHRLQVRATDRSGYTQTEEYSGTAPDGATGWHSVGVTVREG, encoded by the coding sequence ATGGAGTCGAATAGCGGGGTGAGAAGCGAACGCGCGCTGGCCGCGCTCAGTGGGGTCCTGGCGGGGGCGGCCGGACTCGCCGTCGGCGAGCTGGCCGCCGCCGCCGTGCGGCGCGAGGCGAGCCCGGTGGCGGCGGTGGGCGACGCGGCGATCGAGCTGGCGCCCGCCGGGATCACGGACTGGGCGATCGACACCTTCGGCGGCAACGACAAGGCCGCGCTGGAGATCGGCATCGTCGCGCTGCTCGGCCTGTTCGCCCTGGGCCTGGGCGTGCTGGCGGCCCGGCGGCGCCTCGCGGGCGCGGCGGGCGCGCTGCTGTTCGGCGTGGTGGGCACGGTGGCGGCGGTGACCCGGGCGGGCGCGGGCGTGTCGGACGCGGTGCCGTCCGTGCTGGCCGGGCTGACCGCCGCCGGAGTGCTGATCCTGCTGGTGGCCCGGCTCGTCCCGGTCGCCCACGAGTATGAGGACGACGAGGGCCACGTCGAGGTCGAACTCGCCTTCGACCGACGGGCCTTCGTGGCGGCGGCGGCCACGGTCGCCGCCGCGTCGGCGGGCGCGGGCGTGCTCGGGCGGGGCCTGCGGTCGGCCGACGACGCTCAGGCCGCCGCGTCCCGCGCCGCCGTGACCATCCCGGCGGCGGACTCCCCGGCCGGGCCGGTGCCGCCCGGCGCCGCGTTCGACGTCGAGGGGCTCAGCCCGTACGTCACCACCACCCGCGACTTCTACCGGATCGACACCGCGCTGCGCGTCCCGCGCGTGGACGCCACCCGGTGGCGGCTGCGCGTGCACGGCACGGGCGTGGCCCGCCCGCTGACCGTGACATTCGACGACCTGCTCGGCGGGGAGCTGATCGAACGTGACATCACCCTTGCCTGCGTGTCCAACGCGGTCGGTGGAACCCTCATCGGCAACGCCCGCTGGGTCGGCGTGCGGCTGGCCGACCTGCTGCGCGGGGCGGGCGTCCGGCCGCCGTCCGAGGGCGGACCGGCCGACCAGCTCGTGGCGCGTTCGGTGGACGGCATGACGCTCGGCTCCCCGCTGGAGACGGTCATGGACGGCCGGGACGCGCTGCTGGCGGTGGGCATGAACGGCGAACCGCTGCCGTTCGAACACGGCTTCCCCGTCCGCATGGTGGTGCCGGGGCTGTACGGCTACGTGTCGGCGTGCAAGTGGCTGGACGAACTGGAGCTGACGACGTTCGCGGACTACGACGCGTACTGGGTGAACCGTGGCTGGGCCGCGCGGGGCCCGATCAAGACCCAGTCCCGGATCGACACCCCGCGCCGCTCGACGCCGGTGCGGCCCGGCACGGTCCCGGTGGCCGGAGTCGCGTGGGCGCAGCACACCGGCGTCGAACGCGTCGAGGTGCGGGTGAACGAGGGCCGCTGGCAGGAGGCCCGGCTGGCCGAGGAGACGACCGCCGACACCTGGCGGCAGTGGGTGTGGGACTGGCAGGCCGAGCCGGGCGAACACCGCCTCCAGGTCCGCGCGACCGACCGCTCCGGATACACACAGACGGAGGAGTACTCCGGCACGGCCCCCGATGGCGCGACGGGCTGGCACTCGGTGGGCGTGACGGTGAGGGAGGGCTAG
- a CDS encoding 4a-hydroxytetrahydrobiopterin dehydratase has protein sequence MAPHPLNELEIAETLSGLPGWSLVDDHLVRRYRLAGHPQAVALLVHIATVQEEVNHHADLTVSYDHLAVSVNTHSVGGKVTELDVILARRIDALAPAHDAT, from the coding sequence ATGGCACCGCATCCGCTGAACGAGCTGGAGATCGCCGAGACGCTGAGCGGACTGCCCGGCTGGTCGCTGGTGGACGACCACCTCGTGCGCCGCTACCGGCTGGCCGGCCACCCGCAGGCCGTCGCGCTGCTGGTGCACATCGCCACCGTGCAGGAGGAGGTGAACCACCACGCGGACCTGACGGTCAGCTACGACCACCTCGCCGTCTCGGTGAACACCCACAGCGTCGGCGGCAAGGTCACCGAGCTGGACGTGATCCTCGCCCGCCGCATCGACGCCCTCGCCCCGGCCCACGACGCGACCTGA
- a CDS encoding phage holin family protein, translated as MGTIAVLSEGEGGHVPETGSATGTGSGTGTGTVTGTGSGTGTGSGTGSGTEPVANGATAAGWRTRGGALLRVLAVWAVSTLTLVLLAVLLPDFRLQSADGDSFTRVGLTAALGAGCFGLLNALVWPWLVRALLLVPALALGSLVFLLNGSLLLLALSAIPDGRGEAGPGTAVVVAAVMSVSSSATSTFLAVTDRGAQRRRLSRLAGSVPVRRTRTPGTVFLQLDGIGCDLLCEAVAGDRPLMPTVAAMCGTTHRLTPWRTDWSSQTGASQLAILHGGNEDVPAFRWYEKETGELIISNRPSSAAELQRRAVARSGTPGLLADDGASRGNLFTGGAGQAALVLSVAARRGRGQRSRAGYFAYFSDPALAARTAGSFTAELVREICQSVRSRLRGDRPRVSRGGLYPLIRAFATVVQRDVVTAAVIGDLLNGRTAVYADLVAYDEVAHHSGPRGRDTRQVLRALDRCVRRIAQATEYAPRPYHLVLLSDHGQSHGETFAGAYGLTLEELVRIGCGRPVPRQPRRPESGAEARGAARAALHRPEVSPEPPPAVEAEPEGAGAGRRTAPVVLGSGNLGLVSFPDLPGRACREAIEDRHPALLPTLAEHPGIGFVLVHSERHGPVVLGAGGAEHRLDTGEIVGDDPLAPFGPGAAAAVRRTSGFPHAADIMINSSVDPATGAVHAFEDQIGCHGGLGGEQTRAFLMSPVTFSPPTPPGGELAGAEAVHRVLRRWLREATAADPDRRPEAATPAAP; from the coding sequence ATGGGGACAATTGCAGTCCTGAGCGAGGGGGAAGGCGGGCACGTGCCGGAGACCGGATCGGCGACGGGGACGGGATCGGGGACAGGAACGGGAACGGTGACGGGGACGGGATCGGGGACAGGGACGGGATCGGGGACGGGATCAGGGACGGAGCCCGTGGCGAACGGCGCGACGGCCGCCGGGTGGCGCACGCGCGGCGGCGCCCTGCTGCGGGTGCTCGCCGTCTGGGCGGTCAGCACGCTCACCCTGGTCCTGCTCGCCGTGCTGCTGCCCGACTTCCGCCTCCAGTCCGCCGATGGCGACAGCTTCACCCGCGTCGGCCTCACCGCCGCGCTCGGCGCCGGCTGCTTCGGCCTGCTCAACGCCCTGGTCTGGCCCTGGCTGGTGCGCGCTCTGCTGCTGGTGCCCGCCCTCGCCCTCGGCTCGCTGGTCTTCCTGCTCAACGGCTCCCTGCTGCTGCTCGCCCTGAGCGCCATCCCGGACGGCCGGGGCGAGGCCGGCCCCGGGACCGCCGTGGTGGTGGCGGCGGTGATGTCCGTCTCCTCCTCCGCCACCAGCACGTTCCTCGCCGTCACCGACCGGGGCGCGCAGCGGCGCAGGCTGAGTCGCCTGGCCGGGTCGGTACCCGTCCGCCGCACCCGCACGCCCGGCACGGTCTTCCTCCAGCTCGACGGCATCGGCTGCGACCTGCTGTGCGAGGCCGTCGCCGGGGACCGCCCGCTGATGCCCACGGTCGCCGCGATGTGCGGCACCACCCACCGGCTGACTCCGTGGCGCACCGACTGGTCGAGCCAGACCGGCGCCTCCCAACTCGCCATCCTGCACGGCGGCAACGAGGACGTGCCCGCGTTCCGCTGGTACGAGAAGGAGACCGGCGAGCTGATCATCAGCAACCGCCCCTCCAGCGCCGCCGAGCTCCAGCGGCGGGCCGTGGCTCGGAGCGGCACCCCCGGGCTGCTGGCCGACGACGGCGCCAGCCGGGGCAACCTCTTCACCGGCGGTGCCGGGCAGGCCGCGCTGGTGCTGTCCGTCGCCGCCCGGCGCGGTCGGGGACAGCGTTCCCGCGCCGGGTACTTCGCGTATTTCTCCGACCCCGCGCTCGCCGCCCGCACGGCCGGCTCGTTCACGGCTGAGCTGGTCCGCGAGATCTGCCAGTCGGTGCGGTCCCGGTTGCGTGGCGACCGGCCGCGCGTCAGCCGGGGCGGGCTCTACCCGCTGATCCGGGCCTTCGCCACGGTCGTGCAGCGGGACGTCGTGACCGCCGCCGTGATCGGGGATCTGCTCAACGGGCGCACCGCCGTCTACGCCGACCTCGTCGCCTACGACGAGGTCGCCCACCACTCGGGGCCGCGCGGCCGGGACACCCGGCAGGTGCTGCGCGCGCTGGACCGCTGCGTGCGGCGGATCGCGCAGGCCACGGAGTACGCGCCCCGGCCCTACCACCTGGTGCTGCTGTCGGACCACGGGCAGAGCCACGGCGAGACGTTCGCGGGCGCCTACGGGCTCACGCTGGAGGAGCTGGTACGGATCGGCTGCGGCCGGCCCGTGCCCCGCCAGCCCCGCCGGCCCGAGTCCGGCGCGGAGGCGCGCGGCGCGGCGCGGGCCGCGCTGCACCGTCCCGAGGTCTCGCCCGAGCCACCGCCCGCCGTTGAGGCGGAGCCGGAGGGCGCCGGGGCCGGGCGGCGGACCGCGCCCGTGGTCCTCGGCTCGGGGAACCTGGGTCTGGTCTCCTTCCCCGACCTGCCGGGCCGCGCCTGCCGCGAGGCCATCGAGGACCGCCACCCAGCGCTGCTGCCCACCCTGGCGGAACACCCGGGGATCGGCTTCGTACTGGTCCACAGCGAACGGCACGGCCCGGTCGTCCTGGGCGCCGGCGGCGCCGAACACCGTCTGGACACCGGGGAGATCGTGGGCGACGACCCGCTGGCCCCGTTCGGCCCGGGCGCGGCGGCGGCCGTCCGCCGGACCTCCGGCTTCCCGCACGCCGCCGACATCATGATCAACTCGTCCGTGGACCCGGCCACCGGCGCGGTGCACGCGTTCGAGGACCAGATCGGCTGCCACGGCGGACTGGGCGGCGAGCAGACCCGGGCCTTTCTGATGTCGCCGGTCACGTTCTCCCCGCCGACGCCGCCGGGCGGCGAGCTGGCGGGTGCCGAGGCCGTCCACCGGGTGCTGCGCCGCTGGCTGCGCGAGGCGACGGCCGCCGACCCGGACCGGCGACCGGAGGCGGCGACACCGGCCGCACCCTAG
- a CDS encoding MBL fold metallo-hydrolase, whose product MAVEITWWGHATTTVRDSGTTVLTDPLFTRRCAHLRRRRGALPPVSAREADVVLISHLHADHLHPRSLSRLVPGTPLVVPRGALAAVSGLRRLAARLSVREVVPGDSVRVGEVTVRAVPAAHDGRRLPFGPRRITALGFVVEGEARTYYAGDTDLFEAMAREAGPVDTVLLPVGGWGPRLGHGHLNAERAAEALALLRPHSAVPVHYGTYWPLGLDGVRPHEFHSPGDEFVRHAARIAPEVRVHQLGHGESVRPAVTG is encoded by the coding sequence ATGGCGGTCGAGATCACCTGGTGGGGGCACGCGACCACGACCGTACGGGACTCCGGCACGACCGTGCTGACCGATCCGCTGTTCACCCGGCGCTGCGCGCATCTGCGACGGCGGCGCGGCGCGTTGCCGCCGGTCTCGGCGCGGGAAGCCGACGTGGTGCTGATCTCGCACCTGCACGCCGACCATTTGCATCCACGGTCGCTGTCCAGACTCGTCCCCGGAACGCCGCTGGTGGTGCCGCGCGGCGCCCTGGCGGCGGTGTCCGGGCTGCGGCGGCTGGCGGCGCGGCTCAGTGTGCGCGAGGTGGTGCCGGGCGACTCGGTGCGGGTGGGCGAGGTGACGGTACGGGCGGTGCCGGCGGCGCACGACGGGCGGCGGCTGCCGTTCGGGCCGCGCCGGATCACGGCGCTCGGCTTCGTCGTGGAGGGCGAGGCGCGGACGTATTACGCGGGCGACACCGATCTGTTCGAGGCGATGGCGAGAGAGGCCGGGCCGGTGGACACGGTGCTGCTGCCGGTCGGGGGCTGGGGCCCCAGGCTCGGGCACGGCCATCTGAACGCGGAGCGGGCCGCCGAGGCGCTGGCCCTGCTGCGCCCGCACTCCGCCGTGCCGGTGCACTACGGGACGTACTGGCCGCTGGGGCTCGACGGCGTCCGGCCGCACGAATTCCACTCCCCCGGCGACGAGTTCGTGCGGCACGCGGCGCGGATCGCGCCCGAGGTGCGGGTGCACCAACTCGGGCACGGCGAGAGCGTGCGGCCGGCGGTGACCGGATGA
- a CDS encoding DedA family protein produces MTAAGAECALAASRAVSPETTQQAIGYPSLFLLVLLGALVPVVPTGAVVSTSAAVAFHHSDAAVSCVLVFLIATGAAFLGDAILYWLGRRGVRSRNGSRWLDRMRGQVAPATLERAQARLESRGAVVLLVSRLVPAGRIPVMLACLLARMPMRVYLRGDLPAALGWAGTYLLLGVVGGALFPRPWQGVAAAVALTLLIAAVPTAWRRLRPHPPGGPSPAAEPN; encoded by the coding sequence ATGACGGCGGCGGGGGCGGAGTGCGCGCTGGCGGCGTCGCGGGCGGTGTCGCCGGAGACGACGCAGCAGGCGATCGGCTATCCGTCGCTGTTCCTGCTGGTGCTGCTGGGGGCACTGGTGCCGGTGGTGCCGACCGGCGCGGTGGTCAGCACGTCGGCGGCCGTCGCGTTCCACCACAGCGACGCGGCCGTCTCGTGTGTGCTGGTGTTCCTGATCGCGACGGGCGCGGCGTTCCTCGGTGACGCGATCCTGTACTGGCTGGGCCGGCGCGGGGTGCGGTCGCGCAACGGGTCGCGCTGGCTGGACCGGATGCGCGGCCAGGTCGCGCCCGCGACGCTGGAACGGGCCCAGGCCCGGCTGGAGAGCCGGGGCGCGGTGGTGCTGCTGGTGTCGCGGCTGGTGCCGGCGGGGCGTATCCCGGTGATGCTGGCGTGCCTGCTCGCGCGGATGCCGATGCGGGTCTATCTGCGCGGCGACCTGCCGGCGGCGCTGGGCTGGGCGGGCACGTATCTGCTGCTGGGCGTGGTGGGCGGCGCGCTGTTCCCGCGGCCCTGGCAGGGCGTGGCGGCGGCGGTGGCGCTCACCCTGCTGATCGCGGCGGTCCCGACGGCCTGGCGCCGCCTCCGCCCGCACCCGCCCGGCGGCCCGTCCCCGGCCGCCGAGCCGAACTAG
- a CDS encoding MBL fold metallo-hydrolase produces the protein MTEQIERRDPPPPSAPRPLFERRAWPRCFTDRLTTPLPGLPTLIRMARGGAGRPGAAAPRDTAGLPFAPGPLPPADARTVAVTWAGHSSWVIRMGGLTVLTDPVWSRKILATPARLTPVGVAWAELPPVDAVVISHNHYDHLDAPTLKRLPRRTALFVPAGLAAWCRRRGFSRVTELDWWEAAELPAPGGAVRFDFVPAHHWSKRTLTDTCRSLWGGWVLTDGGTGRRIYFAGDTGYGHWFTEIGARFPEIDLALLPIGAYDPPWLHRAVHTDPEEAVRACRDVGAVRMAPMHWATFTLSAEPPMEPIVRARAAWRAAGLPTGRLWDLPVGASRVLEERTGTAGA, from the coding sequence ATGACGGAACAGATCGAGCGGCGGGACCCGCCTCCGCCGTCCGCCCCGCGCCCGCTGTTCGAGCGGCGCGCCTGGCCGCGCTGCTTCACCGACCGGCTCACCACGCCGCTACCGGGGCTGCCCACCCTGATCCGCATGGCGCGCGGCGGCGCGGGGCGGCCGGGCGCGGCGGCCCCGCGAGACACCGCCGGGCTGCCGTTCGCCCCCGGACCGCTGCCGCCCGCCGACGCCCGGACGGTCGCGGTCACCTGGGCCGGGCATTCGAGCTGGGTGATCCGCATGGGCGGTCTGACCGTCCTCACCGACCCCGTCTGGTCGCGGAAGATCCTCGCCACCCCGGCCCGGCTCACCCCCGTCGGCGTGGCCTGGGCGGAGCTGCCGCCGGTGGACGCGGTGGTCATCTCGCACAACCACTACGACCACCTCGACGCCCCCACCCTCAAACGGTTGCCACGCCGCACCGCCCTGTTCGTCCCGGCCGGCCTCGCCGCCTGGTGCCGGCGCCGGGGCTTCAGCCGCGTCACCGAGCTGGACTGGTGGGAGGCGGCGGAGCTGCCCGCGCCCGGCGGCGCCGTCCGTTTCGACTTCGTCCCCGCCCATCACTGGTCCAAGCGGACCCTGACCGACACCTGCCGCTCCCTGTGGGGCGGCTGGGTGCTCACGGACGGCGGCACCGGGCGGCGCATCTACTTCGCGGGGGACACCGGATACGGGCACTGGTTCACCGAGATCGGCGCCCGTTTCCCCGAGATCGACCTGGCGCTGCTGCCCATCGGCGCCTACGACCCGCCCTGGCTGCACCGGGCCGTGCACACCGACCCCGAGGAGGCCGTGCGCGCCTGCCGTGACGTCGGGGCGGTGCGGATGGCGCCCATGCATTGGGCCACGTTCACGCTGTCCGCCGAGCCGCCGATGGAGCCCATCGTCCGGGCGCGCGCCGCCTGGCGGGCGGCGGGGCTCCCGACCGGGCGGCTGTGGGACCTGCCGGTCGGCGCCTCGCGCGTGCTGGAGGAGAGGACCGGGACCGCGGGGGCCTGA